The Yersinia intermedia genome window below encodes:
- the dolP gene encoding division/outer membrane stress-associated lipid-binding lipoprotein, giving the protein MKVGYIFAMLLSALLLQGCVGAVVVGSAAVATKSATDPRSVGTQVDDGTLEARVVNALSKDQQIKSQTRFVVTAYQGKVLLTGQSPTAELSNRAKQIAAGVDGATEVYNEMRIGKPVDLTTASMDTWITTKVRSQLLTADSVKSSNVKVTTENGEVFLLGLVTQQEGQSAAQIASQVSGVKHVTTAFTIVK; this is encoded by the coding sequence ATGAAGGTTGGTTATATTTTTGCCATGCTACTCAGCGCCCTGCTATTGCAAGGCTGTGTAGGTGCCGTAGTTGTAGGCAGCGCAGCCGTTGCAACTAAATCTGCCACAGACCCACGCTCTGTTGGCACTCAGGTAGACGATGGCACTCTTGAGGCCAGAGTCGTCAATGCGCTGAGCAAAGATCAGCAGATAAAAAGCCAGACACGCTTTGTGGTGACCGCTTATCAAGGGAAAGTTTTGCTGACCGGGCAGTCGCCAACCGCAGAGCTGTCTAACCGCGCCAAACAAATTGCCGCAGGTGTCGATGGCGCAACGGAAGTGTATAACGAGATGCGCATAGGCAAGCCAGTTGATCTGACTACCGCCTCAATGGATACCTGGATCACCACTAAAGTCCGCTCACAGTTACTGACCGCAGACTCGGTTAAATCATCGAATGTGAAAGTTACCACTGAGAATGGCGAAGTGTTCCTCTTGGGTCTGGTGACTCAGCAGGAAGGGCAATCAGCAGCACAGATTGCCAGCCAGGTTAGTGGCGTTAAGCATGTGACCACTGCGTTTACTATTGTAAAATAA
- the diaA gene encoding DnaA initiator-associating protein DiaA — protein MLDRIKGCFTESIQTQIAAAEALPDAISRAAMTLVQSLLNGNKILCCGNGTSAANAQHFAASMINRFETERPSLPAIALNADNVVLTAIANDRLHDEVYAKQVRALGHAGDVLLAISTRGNSRDIVKAVEAAVTRDMTIVALTGYDGGELAGLLGQQDVEIRIPSHRSARVQELHMLTVNCLCDLIDNTLFPHQDD, from the coding sequence GTGCTGGATAGAATCAAAGGCTGCTTTACAGAAAGTATTCAAACCCAGATTGCCGCGGCAGAGGCTTTGCCTGATGCCATATCCCGTGCAGCAATGACGTTGGTTCAGTCACTGCTCAACGGCAATAAAATTCTCTGCTGCGGTAATGGGACTTCTGCGGCTAACGCGCAGCACTTTGCCGCCAGCATGATAAACCGTTTTGAAACAGAACGACCAAGTCTGCCTGCAATTGCGTTAAATGCTGATAATGTTGTTCTGACCGCTATTGCCAACGACCGTTTACATGATGAAGTCTATGCCAAACAGGTGCGGGCACTCGGTCATGCTGGTGATGTTTTGCTCGCGATTTCCACTCGTGGCAATAGCCGTGATATTGTGAAAGCGGTCGAAGCAGCGGTAACCCGTGATATGACCATCGTTGCCCTTACCGGTTACGATGGCGGTGAGCTGGCTGGCCTGTTGGGTCAGCAGGATGTTGAAATCCGTATACCTTCGCACCGCAGTGCACGCGTTCAAGAATTACACATGCTCACAGTGAATTGCTTGTGTGACTTAATTGATAACACTCTATTTCCTCATCAGGACGATTAA
- a CDS encoding YraN family protein, producing the protein MSQRDTGTHYENQARCYLERVGLIFQAANVTYQSGEIDLIMRDGETWVFVEVRFRRNALFGGATASITYSKQQRLLRAAAIWLAQRGGSFATTSCRFDVFAITGSQIEWLPNAFNAD; encoded by the coding sequence ATGAGCCAACGGGATACTGGCACACATTACGAAAATCAAGCCCGCTGCTATCTGGAGCGGGTTGGTTTAATTTTTCAGGCGGCCAATGTCACCTATCAAAGTGGTGAGATTGACCTTATCATGCGCGATGGGGAAACCTGGGTGTTTGTTGAGGTGCGCTTTAGGCGTAATGCCCTATTCGGCGGAGCCACCGCCAGTATCACTTACAGCAAGCAACAACGGTTACTCCGGGCGGCCGCCATTTGGCTGGCACAGCGAGGCGGCAGCTTTGCCACAACATCGTGCCGTTTTGATGTTTTTGCCATCACGGGTAGCCAGATAGAGTGGCTGCCTAACGCTTTCAATGCGGATTAA
- a CDS encoding penicillin-binding protein activator, producing MLSSTFVRSKAGLVPVVLAALILAACSGRAPQTPPPANIQDEASANSDYYLQQLQQSGDDNKADWQLLAIRALLREGKTPQAAEQLGTLPANLSDAQRQEQQLLSAELLIAQKNNPAAADILGKLDATQLSANQQVRFYQAQIAANQGKATLPLIRAFIAQEPLLKDKAHQDNIDGTWQSLAQLTPQELNNIVINADENVLQGWLDLLRVYQDNKQDPELLKAGIKDWQNRYPQNPAAKTLPTALTQISNFSQASTAKIALLLPLSGSAQVFADAIQQGFTAAQNGLPVAAPAAATPDTAATTPTDTAATPAEVAPVAPVAANNAQVKVYDTTTQPIAALLAQAQQDGATLVVGPLLKPEVEQLKATTSTLNILALNQPEASTNSPNICYFALSPEDEARDAAHHLWNQEKRMPLLLTPRGTFGDRIAKAFAEEWQKQGGQTVLQQNFGSTAELKQAINSGAGIRLTGQPVAVSGTPAAAPASVTIAGLTIPAPPVDAPVVSTSAGGNIDAVYIIATPAELTLIKPMIDMATSSRSKPALFASSRSYQAGAGPDYRLEMEGIQFSDIPLMAGANPALMQQASAKYANDYSLVRLYAMGIDAWTLSNHFAQMRQIPGFQVSGTTGDLTASADCVITRKLPWLQYRQGMVVPAA from the coding sequence ATGCTTTCCTCAACATTCGTTCGTTCCAAAGCAGGGCTTGTCCCTGTAGTTCTGGCCGCACTGATTCTGGCAGCCTGTTCAGGCAGAGCGCCACAGACGCCGCCACCCGCAAATATACAGGACGAAGCAAGCGCGAACTCTGATTATTATCTGCAACAGTTGCAACAGAGTGGTGATGATAACAAGGCTGACTGGCAATTACTCGCCATTCGTGCCCTGTTACGTGAAGGGAAAACGCCTCAGGCGGCAGAACAGCTCGGTACACTACCGGCTAATCTGAGCGATGCGCAACGTCAGGAACAACAATTACTGAGCGCAGAACTGCTGATCGCACAGAAAAATAACCCTGCGGCGGCTGATATTCTTGGCAAGTTGGATGCAACCCAGCTCTCAGCTAACCAACAAGTTCGTTTCTATCAGGCGCAAATTGCAGCCAATCAAGGCAAAGCCACCCTGCCACTGATTCGTGCGTTTATCGCTCAGGAACCGTTACTGAAAGATAAAGCCCATCAAGATAATATCGATGGCACCTGGCAATCACTGGCACAACTGACACCACAAGAATTGAACAATATTGTGATTAATGCAGATGAAAACGTGCTGCAAGGTTGGCTGGATTTACTGCGTGTGTATCAGGATAACAAGCAAGATCCCGAGCTACTGAAAGCCGGTATTAAAGACTGGCAGAACCGTTATCCTCAAAACCCGGCAGCGAAAACTCTGCCAACGGCATTAACGCAGATCAGTAACTTCAGCCAGGCATCCACGGCGAAAATTGCACTTTTGCTGCCACTTAGTGGCTCGGCACAGGTATTTGCCGATGCTATCCAGCAAGGTTTCACTGCCGCTCAGAATGGGTTACCGGTAGCAGCGCCTGCGGCTGCAACACCCGATACAGCAGCAACCACGCCAACCGATACCGCCGCAACGCCTGCTGAGGTAGCACCGGTGGCCCCTGTCGCTGCCAACAATGCACAGGTGAAGGTCTACGACACAACAACGCAGCCTATCGCGGCATTACTGGCACAGGCACAGCAGGATGGCGCGACTTTGGTTGTCGGCCCACTGCTTAAACCTGAAGTTGAACAACTGAAAGCCACAACAAGCACCTTAAATATCTTGGCGTTAAATCAGCCGGAGGCCAGCACTAACAGTCCCAACATCTGTTACTTTGCCTTATCGCCAGAAGATGAAGCCCGCGATGCGGCGCATCATTTGTGGAATCAGGAAAAAAGAATGCCATTGTTGCTGACCCCGCGCGGTACCTTTGGCGATCGTATCGCCAAAGCCTTCGCTGAAGAGTGGCAGAAACAGGGTGGGCAAACAGTATTGCAGCAAAACTTCGGTTCAACGGCTGAGCTGAAACAAGCTATCAACAGTGGTGCGGGTATCCGGCTAACTGGCCAGCCAGTGGCCGTTTCAGGCACGCCTGCTGCGGCACCGGCATCTGTCACCATTGCAGGTCTGACAATCCCGGCACCACCAGTAGATGCGCCCGTCGTTTCCACTTCCGCTGGTGGTAACATTGATGCAGTTTATATCATTGCAACTCCGGCTGAACTGACACTGATTAAACCGATGATTGATATGGCCACCAGCTCGCGTAGCAAACCGGCACTGTTTGCCAGTTCGCGTAGCTATCAAGCCGGTGCTGGCCCGGATTACCGTTTGGAGATGGAAGGCATTCAGTTTAGTGATATTCCATTGATGGCCGGTGCTAATCCGGCACTGATGCAACAGGCGTCGGCTAAATATGCCAACGACTATTCGCTGGTGCGCCTGTACGCCATGGGGATCGATGCGTGGACATTATCGAATCATTTTGCACAAATGCGCCAAATCCCTGGTTTCCAGGTCAGCGGTACAACCGGTGATTTAACGGCATCAGCCGATTGTGTTATCACTCGTAAGCTGCCTTGGCTGCAATACCGTCAAGGCATGGTAGTACCGGCGGCGTAA
- the rsmI gene encoding 16S rRNA (cytidine(1402)-2'-O)-methyltransferase — protein MNQHDRAVISASTLYVVPTPIGNLGDITHRALEVLKGVDLIAAEDTRHTGLLLQHFAINARLFALHDHNEQQKADHLLAKLQAGQSIALVSDAGTPLINDPGYHLVRRCREAGIRVVPLPGACAAITALSAAGIASDRFCYEGFLPAKTKGRKDTLQALIEEPRTLIFYESTHRLLESLQDMVTVLGPQRYVVLARELTKTWESIHGAPVGELLTWVQEEETRRRGEMVLIVEGHKVQADDALPAVALRTLALLQKELPLKKAAALAAEIHGVKKNALYKYALELQDGAQVQAEDDIHP, from the coding sequence ATGAATCAACACGATCGAGCAGTGATTTCTGCATCTACGCTTTATGTGGTACCCACCCCAATCGGTAATTTAGGGGATATTACCCACCGGGCGTTAGAGGTACTGAAAGGCGTTGATTTGATTGCGGCAGAAGATACACGCCATACAGGGTTGTTATTACAGCATTTTGCGATCAACGCCCGCCTGTTTGCACTTCATGACCATAACGAACAACAAAAAGCCGATCATTTGCTGGCGAAACTGCAAGCAGGCCAGAGTATTGCCCTGGTTTCAGATGCAGGTACGCCACTTATCAACGATCCGGGCTACCACTTAGTACGCCGTTGCCGTGAAGCGGGCATCAGAGTGGTGCCACTCCCAGGCGCTTGTGCGGCGATTACTGCACTTTCTGCCGCCGGTATTGCCTCGGATCGTTTTTGCTACGAAGGCTTCCTGCCTGCGAAAACCAAAGGACGTAAGGATACTCTGCAAGCGCTGATTGAGGAACCTCGAACACTGATCTTCTACGAATCAACGCATCGCTTGTTGGAAAGTTTACAGGACATGGTAACCGTACTTGGCCCACAACGCTATGTGGTACTCGCCAGAGAATTAACCAAAACTTGGGAGTCTATCCACGGTGCACCGGTTGGCGAGTTGTTGACTTGGGTTCAGGAAGAAGAAACCCGCCGCAGAGGTGAAATGGTCTTGATTGTCGAAGGACATAAAGTACAAGCCGATGATGCTTTACCGGCCGTAGCATTACGCACTCTGGCATTATTGCAAAAAGAGTTACCGCTGAAAAAAGCCGCAGCGTTAGCGGCAGAGATCCACGGCGTGAAAAAGAATGCGCTCTATAAGTACGCACTTGAGCTGCAAGATGGCGCTCAAGTGCAAGCGGAAGATGACATTCACCCGTAA
- a CDS encoding LysR family transcriptional regulator, with product MLKENFNDLISFLMVARERSFTKAAAKLGVSQSALSHSIRGLEERLELRLLTRTTRSVAPTAAGERLANSLGPRFAEIESELDALSEMRERPAGNIRITAGEHAVDSTLLPVLKSFLADYPDINVEITVDNTLTDIVSGRFDAGIRLGEQVAKDMIAVRIGQDMSMAVVGSPSYLAKYGIPVTPADLQNHRCINMRLPTMGGLYAWEFEKEGYELRVRVDGQLTFNSLRQRIDAAIMGFGLAFVPEDAVKAEIASGSLVRVLKEWCEPFPGYYLYYPSRRQHTTAFSLFVDALRYQR from the coding sequence ATGTTAAAAGAGAATTTTAACGATTTAATTTCATTTCTTATGGTTGCCAGAGAACGAAGTTTCACCAAAGCGGCGGCAAAACTGGGGGTTTCACAATCGGCCTTAAGTCATTCCATTCGTGGGTTGGAAGAACGACTTGAGCTTCGCTTATTGACCCGCACGACTCGCAGCGTTGCCCCGACAGCAGCGGGCGAAAGACTGGCAAATAGTCTGGGGCCACGTTTTGCAGAAATTGAGAGTGAGCTGGATGCCTTAAGCGAAATGCGCGAGCGGCCTGCGGGGAATATTCGCATTACTGCAGGCGAACATGCCGTGGACTCGACCCTCTTGCCGGTACTGAAATCATTTCTCGCCGATTACCCTGACATCAATGTGGAAATTACGGTCGATAACACCTTAACCGACATTGTTAGCGGGCGTTTTGATGCTGGCATCCGCCTTGGAGAGCAGGTAGCAAAAGATATGATTGCGGTGCGCATTGGGCAGGACATGAGTATGGCTGTCGTTGGCTCGCCTTCATATTTAGCTAAATATGGCATACCCGTCACTCCGGCAGATCTGCAAAATCATCGTTGCATCAATATGCGCCTGCCGACAATGGGGGGTCTTTATGCATGGGAATTTGAAAAAGAGGGGTATGAGTTAAGAGTTCGCGTTGATGGGCAACTGACCTTTAACAGTTTGCGGCAACGCATTGATGCCGCCATCATGGGTTTTGGCCTGGCATTCGTACCAGAGGATGCGGTAAAAGCTGAGATTGCCAGTGGCAGCTTAGTCAGGGTACTGAAAGAGTGGTGCGAGCCTTTTCCCGGTTATTACCTTTACTACCCGAGCCGCCGGCAACATACCACCGCATTTTCGTTGTTCGTGGATGCCTTACGCTATCAGCGTTAA
- a CDS encoding NAD(P)-dependent alcohol dehydrogenase — translation MTIKVLGYAAKSAQVPLAPLEFTRRDPRPDDVVMDVLYCGVCHSDLHQARNDWGFSSYPLVPGHEVVGRVTAVGKSVTKFKVGDFAGIGCMVDSCRVCQPCQQGLEQYCAEGNVQTYNGVDRHDHTPTYGGYSQSIVASEDFVLKMPAGLDLQAAAPLLCAGITTWSPLRHWKVGKGSKVAVVGLGGLGHMALKLANALGAEVTLFTRSPSKEADARRLGAHHIVLSTDNAQMDATKGQFDLIIDTVPYVHDINPYMPTLNVDGTLVFVGFLGDLSPMLNTMPLILARRSVAGSCIGGIAETQEMLDFCAEHGIASDIEMINIQDINDAYERMLKSDVKYRFVIDMASLKP, via the coding sequence ATGACGATAAAAGTTCTCGGTTATGCAGCCAAATCCGCACAAGTTCCCCTCGCCCCACTTGAGTTTACCCGTCGCGATCCGCGTCCTGATGATGTGGTGATGGATGTGCTCTATTGCGGTGTTTGTCACTCAGATCTGCATCAGGCGCGTAACGACTGGGGGTTCAGCAGTTATCCGCTGGTACCTGGGCATGAAGTGGTTGGGCGTGTCACGGCTGTGGGGAAAAGTGTCACGAAATTCAAGGTGGGTGATTTTGCCGGAATTGGCTGCATGGTGGACTCCTGCCGAGTGTGCCAACCCTGTCAACAGGGTCTGGAGCAGTATTGTGCAGAGGGCAATGTGCAAACTTACAATGGTGTTGATCGCCACGACCATACACCAACCTACGGTGGCTACTCACAATCCATTGTAGCTTCTGAAGATTTTGTGCTGAAAATGCCTGCTGGTCTGGATTTGCAGGCTGCCGCGCCACTACTGTGCGCCGGTATTACTACCTGGTCGCCGCTGCGCCATTGGAAAGTGGGCAAAGGCAGCAAAGTCGCAGTCGTTGGCCTGGGTGGTTTGGGTCATATGGCATTAAAGCTGGCGAATGCATTAGGGGCTGAAGTGACGCTCTTTACCCGTTCACCGAGTAAAGAAGCCGATGCCCGCCGTTTAGGCGCACACCATATTGTGTTATCCACCGATAATGCACAAATGGACGCGACCAAAGGGCAATTCGATCTGATTATCGATACCGTGCCTTATGTCCATGATATCAACCCCTACATGCCGACACTGAATGTGGATGGCACACTGGTATTTGTTGGTTTCCTTGGTGATCTTAGCCCGATGTTAAACACCATGCCATTGATTCTGGCACGGCGTTCGGTGGCGGGTTCATGTATTGGCGGCATTGCTGAAACGCAGGAAATGCTCGATTTCTGTGCTGAACACGGCATTGCATCAGATATAGAGATGATCAATATTCAGGATATCAACGATGCCTATGAGCGGATGCTGAAAAGCGATGTGAAATACCGCTTCGTGATCGATATGGCGTCGTTAAAACCGTAA
- a CDS encoding pirin family protein, with protein MITCRTAKQCGQADYGWLQARYTFSFGHYFDPKLLGYASLRVLNQEVLAPGASFQPRTYPQVDILNLILQGEAEYRNSLGNYVRGKTGDVLLFSAQSGVSYSEHNLSADKPLTRIQLWLNACPEQESNPAQQLSLCTQPLRLLASPDGEQGSLKLRQQVWIHHLDLAAGEQYTIDLHGPRAYLQSIHGTVAVVGPQASETQRLTCGDGAFVQEEQHLVIKAETPLRALLIDLPV; from the coding sequence ATGATCACATGCAGAACAGCAAAACAGTGCGGGCAAGCTGACTATGGTTGGCTCCAAGCCCGTTATACTTTCTCATTCGGCCACTATTTTGATCCGAAACTATTGGGTTATGCCTCGCTGCGCGTCTTGAATCAAGAGGTGCTGGCACCGGGAGCCTCATTCCAACCACGAACTTATCCTCAGGTTGATATTTTAAACCTGATTTTACAAGGTGAGGCTGAGTATCGAAATAGTCTGGGTAACTATGTGCGCGGTAAAACTGGTGATGTGTTGCTCTTTTCTGCTCAATCGGGTGTCAGCTATAGCGAGCATAATCTAAGTGCAGATAAGCCATTAACGCGCATTCAGTTATGGCTCAACGCCTGCCCTGAACAGGAAAGTAATCCCGCCCAGCAGTTATCATTATGCACGCAACCATTACGGCTACTGGCATCCCCTGACGGTGAGCAGGGCAGCCTGAAACTGCGTCAGCAAGTATGGATTCATCATCTGGATCTAGCCGCAGGTGAACAGTACACCATTGACCTACACGGCCCGAGGGCTTATCTGCAATCCATTCACGGAACGGTGGCTGTGGTTGGGCCGCAGGCCAGTGAAACTCAGCGCCTGACCTGCGGTGATGGTGCTTTTGTACAAGAAGAACAGCACCTGGTGATTAAAGCCGAAACACCGCTGCGTGCGCTGCTCATTGATTTGCCTGTGTGA
- a CDS encoding LysR family transcriptional regulator, protein MAKDRALTLEALRVMDAIDRRGSFAAAADELGRVPSALSYTMQKLEEELDVVLFDRSGHRTKFTNVGRMLLDRGRVLLEAADKLTTDAEALARGWETHITIVSEALSPAWKLFPLIDKLALKANTQVSIFTEVLAGAWERLEQGRADIVIAPDMHFRASSEINSRKLYKVTSVYVASPDHPIHLEPEPLSELTRVKYRGVAVADTARERPVITVQLLDKQQRLTVSTIEDKRRALLAGLGVATMPYEMVEKDIEAGRLRVVGPEFSREADIIMAWRRDSMGEAKSWCLREIPKLFANK, encoded by the coding sequence ATGGCCAAAGATCGGGCGCTAACGTTAGAAGCATTGAGAGTAATGGATGCTATTGACCGCCGTGGTAGTTTTGCCGCGGCGGCTGATGAATTGGGGCGGGTACCTTCTGCACTGAGCTATACCATGCAGAAACTTGAGGAAGAGCTTGATGTGGTGTTGTTCGACCGCTCCGGGCATCGCACCAAATTTACCAATGTTGGGCGGATGCTACTGGATCGCGGGCGGGTGCTACTAGAAGCCGCAGACAAACTGACTACTGATGCTGAAGCATTGGCGCGCGGCTGGGAAACACATATCACGATTGTCAGCGAGGCATTGTCTCCGGCATGGAAACTGTTCCCGTTGATCGACAAACTGGCGCTTAAAGCCAACACTCAAGTCTCTATTTTTACCGAAGTATTGGCCGGAGCATGGGAACGGTTGGAGCAGGGGCGGGCTGATATCGTCATTGCGCCCGATATGCATTTCCGTGCATCTTCAGAGATTAACAGCCGTAAACTGTACAAAGTGACCAGTGTCTATGTTGCCAGTCCAGACCACCCCATTCATTTGGAACCAGAGCCTTTGTCAGAACTGACGCGAGTGAAATATCGTGGTGTCGCCGTCGCGGATACCGCTCGTGAGCGGCCAGTTATTACGGTTCAGTTGCTGGATAAACAGCAACGTTTGACTGTTAGCACTATCGAAGATAAGCGGCGGGCATTATTAGCCGGTTTAGGTGTGGCGACCATGCCTTATGAAATGGTAGAAAAAGACATTGAAGCGGGCCGTTTACGGGTCGTCGGGCCAGAGTTCAGCCGTGAGGCCGATATTATTATGGCATGGCGGCGCGACAGTATGGGGGAGGCTAAGTCGTGGTGTCTGCGAGAGATTCCTAAATTGTTCGCTAATAAGTAA
- a CDS encoding glutathione S-transferase family protein — protein MGQLVDGMWKDIWYDTKSTGGHFKRSTSQFRNWVTADGQAGPQGKAGFKAEAHRYHLYVSLACPWAHRTLLMRTLKGLESLISVSVVHPLMLENGWTFANDFPAATGDELYHLDYLYQLYLRADANYSGRVTVPVLWDKQQQTVVSNESADIIRMFNTAFDGVGAKTGDYYPTALRSNIDDINGWVYDQVNNGVYKAGFATTQEAYDEAVNTLFDALTKLEQILAKQRYLTGGQLTEADLRLWTTLVRFDPVYVTHFKCDKRRISDYLNLYGFLRDIYQIQGVAETVDFAHIRNHYYRSHGTINPYGIISIGPQQDLLEPHGRDTRFTLLTD, from the coding sequence ATGGGGCAGCTCGTAGACGGCATGTGGAAAGACATCTGGTATGACACAAAATCTACCGGTGGTCATTTCAAGCGTAGTACCTCACAGTTCCGCAATTGGGTGACTGCTGACGGGCAGGCTGGCCCACAAGGTAAAGCCGGCTTTAAAGCCGAAGCACACCGTTACCATCTGTATGTTTCTCTTGCCTGCCCATGGGCACACCGCACTTTACTCATGCGCACATTGAAAGGCTTAGAGTCACTGATTTCAGTTTCTGTGGTACATCCATTGATGCTGGAGAATGGCTGGACCTTCGCTAATGATTTCCCTGCCGCCACCGGCGACGAACTCTATCATCTTGACTATCTCTATCAGCTTTATCTGCGCGCCGATGCAAATTATAGCGGGCGGGTGACCGTTCCGGTGTTATGGGATAAGCAGCAACAGACTGTCGTTAGCAATGAATCTGCCGATATCATTCGTATGTTCAATACTGCGTTTGATGGCGTCGGGGCTAAAACGGGGGATTATTACCCTACAGCGTTACGCAGTAATATTGATGATATCAACGGGTGGGTTTACGATCAGGTCAATAATGGGGTGTATAAGGCGGGATTTGCCACTACACAGGAAGCCTATGACGAGGCAGTTAATACCTTATTTGACGCATTGACCAAGCTGGAACAGATTCTGGCGAAACAACGATACCTGACTGGTGGCCAACTGACGGAAGCAGATTTACGTTTATGGACCACATTGGTGCGGTTTGACCCAGTCTATGTCACTCATTTCAAGTGTGATAAGCGCCGTATCAGCGATTATCTCAACTTATATGGCTTTTTACGCGATATTTATCAAATTCAAGGTGTCGCTGAAACAGTCGATTTTGCCCATATCCGCAATCACTACTATCGCAGCCACGGCACCATAAACCCTTACGGGATTATCTCCATCGGCCCACAGCAAGACCTGCTGGAGCCACATGGGCGAGATACACGTTTCACTTTATTAACAGATTAA
- a CDS encoding DoxX family protein: protein MNKLQDTGLLVARILMPILFIVAGYGKMGDAYAGTQQYMQAMGVPGFFLPLTILLEFGGGLAILFGFLTRTTALFTAGFTILTALIFHTNFAEGVNQLMFMKNLTIAGGFIVLAVAGPGGFSIDRLLGKKW from the coding sequence ATGAACAAATTACAAGATACTGGCCTGTTGGTAGCACGCATTCTGATGCCGATTCTGTTTATTGTGGCCGGTTACGGCAAAATGGGTGATGCCTATGCTGGCACGCAACAGTATATGCAAGCAATGGGTGTCCCTGGCTTCTTCCTGCCATTGACTATTTTGCTGGAATTTGGCGGCGGTTTGGCAATTCTGTTTGGTTTCCTGACCCGTACCACTGCACTGTTCACTGCGGGTTTCACTATTCTGACGGCACTTATCTTCCACACTAACTTTGCGGAAGGCGTTAACCAGTTGATGTTCATGAAAAACCTAACCATCGCTGGTGGTTTCATCGTGTTGGCGGTTGCCGGCCCTGGTGGTTTCAGTATTGACCGTCTGCTGGGTAAGAAGTGGTAA
- a CDS encoding YqjK-like family protein — protein sequence MSRRKLAQEKAALLREIQQQRLDLAHSAAHWIEVTAPYDRGWAQIVGMRKYLMVGSSLVALYGIRHPSKLIRWSRRAVSIWGTIRLFRSTFFLR from the coding sequence TTGAGCCGCCGTAAATTAGCACAAGAAAAAGCCGCATTGTTACGCGAGATCCAGCAACAACGTCTGGATCTCGCCCACAGCGCTGCACACTGGATTGAAGTCACTGCACCTTATGATCGGGGTTGGGCACAAATCGTCGGTATGCGAAAATATTTGATGGTTGGCTCCAGTCTGGTCGCACTATACGGTATTCGCCACCCCAGTAAATTAATCCGTTGGTCGCGCCGGGCGGTCAGCATATGGGGAACCATCCGATTGTTTCGTAGCACTTTTTTCTTACGTTAA
- a CDS encoding phage holin family protein, translating to MAELPHTQGPGKGVLDTVHRIATIVVGMVETRVRLAAIELEEEKATLVQLLMMAGITLLLTAFGLMSLLVLVIWAIDPAYRLMALGTTTAVLLALAIIGVIWTITKARSSTLLGSTRKQLETDRELLEKER from the coding sequence ATGGCTGAGCTTCCTCACACACAGGGCCCCGGTAAAGGGGTCCTTGATACTGTTCACCGCATCGCCACTATTGTGGTGGGCATGGTTGAAACCCGTGTACGTCTGGCCGCCATTGAGCTGGAAGAGGAAAAAGCAACACTGGTTCAGTTGCTGATGATGGCAGGGATTACCTTGTTACTTACCGCTTTCGGGTTGATGAGTCTGCTGGTCTTAGTCATATGGGCTATTGATCCTGCCTATCGTTTAATGGCGCTGGGTACTACCACTGCGGTGCTATTGGCACTGGCGATAATCGGTGTTATCTGGACTATCACCAAGGCACGCAGCTCCACACTGCTGGGTTCTACCCGTAAGCAATTGGAAACGGATCGCGAGTTATTGGAGAAAGAGCGTTGA
- a CDS encoding DUF883 family protein, with amino-acid sequence MPQDKTSEHLRAELKSLADTLEEVLQTSTDKPKAELDKLRAKAESALKDTRERLSETGDKIAAQTKEIADKADTYVHDNPWTGVGIGAAVGVVLGVLLSRR; translated from the coding sequence ATGCCACAAGATAAAACCTCTGAACATTTACGCGCTGAACTTAAGTCACTGGCAGATACTTTGGAAGAAGTGCTGCAAACTTCGACCGATAAGCCGAAAGCTGAGTTAGATAAGCTGCGAGCCAAAGCGGAAAGCGCGTTGAAAGATACTCGCGAGCGTTTGAGCGAAACCGGCGATAAAATCGCAGCGCAAACTAAAGAAATTGCTGACAAAGCAGATACCTACGTTCACGACAATCCTTGGACTGGTGTAGGCATCGGTGCCGCTGTTGGCGTGGTGTTAGGCGTTCTGTTGTCTCGCCGCTAA